CTCGGCGGCTCGGAGCACCTGCGGCTGACGCCGGGCGACTCCGCCGAGGTCTGAGGCTCCGGGGGACCGGGCCGCGTTGTCAGACCCGCCGGGTAGGTTGTGGGACATGCGCATCGCGACCTGGAACGTGAACTCGATCACCGCCCGCCTGCCGAGGCTCCTGGCCTGGCTGGAGAGCAGCGGCACGGACGTGCTGTGCCTCCAGGAGGCCAAGGTCGCCGAGGACCAGTTCCCGACGGAGCAACTGCGCGAGCTGGGCTATGAGGCGGCGGTCCACGCGACCGGCCGGTGGAACGGCGTGGCGGTGCTGTCCCGCGTCGGCATCGAGGACGTCGTCAAGGGCCTGCCCGGCGATCCCGGCTTCGACGGCTCGGTGGAATCCCGCGCCATCTCGGCGACATGCGGCCCGCTCCGCGTCTGGTCGGTCTACGTGCCGAACGGCCGTGAGGTGGACCACCCCCACTACGCCTACAAGCTCCAGTGGATCGAGGCGCTCAAGGCCGCCGTCGCCGGTGACGCGTCCGGCAGCCGCCCCTTCGCGGTGCTGGGCGACTACAACGTGGCGCCGACGGACGACGACGTCTACGACCGCGCCGCCTTCGAGGGCTCCACCCACGTCACCCCGGCCGAGCGCGCCGCCCTGGCCTCCCTGCGCGAGGCGGGCCTGTCCGACGTGGTCCCGCGGCCCCTCAAGTACGAGCACCCGTTCACGTACTGGGACTACCGCCAGCTCTGCTTCCCCAAGAACCGCGGCATGCGCATCGACCTGGTGTACGCCAACCAGCCGTTCACGAAGGCGGTCAAGGACGCGTACGTGGACCGCGAGGAGCGCAAGGGCAAGGGCGCGTCGGACCACGCGCCGGTCGTGGTGGACCTCGACGTCTAGCTAGGACCGGAGCAGCAGCAGGTCGACCGAGTCCGCCAGTGCCGCCAGCCCGGCATCGCCCGGATGCAGATGGTCCCCGCTGTCGTAGGCGGGCAGGATCCGGGACGGCCGCTGCGGATCCCGGACCACCGCGTCGAAGTCGAGCACGCCGTCGAAGACCTGGCCGTCCCGGATCCACTCGTTCACCGCGACCCGCTCGGCGTCGACGGCGGCCGTGCAGCGCGCCTCGCCCTCGCACGGCAGGATCGTCGCCGCGAGCATCCTGACGCCCCGGGCGTGCCCGCGTGCCGCCAGCTCCCGCAGCCCCGCGATCACCTGCTCCGCCGAGGTGCCCCAGCGCATGTCGTTGACGCCTTCGAAGACGACCGCCGTCCGGGCCGACGGCTGGGCGAGGACGTCCCGGTCGAACCGGTGCAGGGCGCTCACCCCGGCCGCGTCCGTGGACACCCCGTCGCCGGGATACCGGTCGGTGACCACGCGGTTGCCCGAGATGCCCTGGTTCAGTACGCCGTAGCGCGGGACCGTGGTCTGCTTCAGCAGCCGGCCGGCCAGCACGTCCGGCCACCGCCGGTTCGCGTCCACCGTGGACTTGTCGCCGTCGGTGATGGAGTCCCCGAGCAGCACGACCGACCCGGGGCCGCCGCTCACGTCGACCCCGGCGAGCAGCGGCCAGCTGGTGATCACCGAGGTGTACGCCTCCGCGGAGCCGTCCGCCGCGTGGTCGCCCGGCCCGCTGACGTACGACCGCTGCTGCGCGAGCCGGTGCACGGGCGCCGCCGCCACCGTGCCGGGCAGATGGAAGCTGACCAGCAGGTTCGTGTCCGCCGGGACGGCGAAGCCCAGCGGATCGCTGTACGCCTGGGCCCCGGCCGGGATCTCCACGCTTTCCGCACCGCCGAAGGACAGCGGCACCGGCGTACCGCGCGCCGCCGCGCCCGACGCCTGCACGGCGACCGTGGCGCCGCCGATCCGTACCGGCGCCGCCGCGAAGGTGTTGTCGAACCGCACCCGCACCCGGGGGCCGCCGGCCGAGGTGTGCACCACGAGCCGCAGTGTCCGGTCCGTCCAGGGCCCCACGGCGGTGTAGCCGGAGGTCGACGTCGCCCAGCTGCCCGTCCAGCCCTGCGTCGCGGTCCGTACCGACACCGCGAAGACGTGCAGCCCGGCCGCGTGCGGCAGCCGGACCGAGGCGACCTGGCGCCCCGGCGCCAGCGGCACCGTCACGACGTACAGGCGGGCCCGCTCGGCGAGTTGCCCGCCGGGCGTGTTGATGTGCGGCAGGGCCACCGCCTTCGTGGCGATCGGCCCGGTGCGCCAGTCGGGCGCGGTCAGCCGGTACCCGGAGCGGGTGCCGTTCGCGTACGTGATCACGCCCGGGCCGCCCACCTCGGTGCCGGCGGTGCCCGCTACCAGGAAGGCGAGGGCGTCGCCGCGCCCCGTGACCCGTACGTCCTGGCCGGCGGCGCGGACGTTGTCCGGCTCGCCGGGCTGCCGCCGCGGCCAGGTCAGCCGGGCCCCCTGAACGGTGAGCTTGCGGCCGGGCGTCCAGCCCGCGGCTGTGAGATCCCGCGCCGACAGGGAGGCGCCGGCACCGTCGAAGTCGGACTGCGCGGGCCGGTCGTCGTCGCTGACGGCGATGTTGTCGAACAGCCGCTCAAGCGGCACCGGCGCGGCCCGCCGCTCCTCGACGGCGTGCGCCGACACCGCCGGCAACAGGGACCCGCACAGGGCCAGGACGACCAGGATCCCCCGGACACATCGGCGCACGGCCGACTCCTCCCGTTCATCGACGAAACGACGCAACAAGACGAAACGCAGGAATGGAACAGAAGACACGGCGAAAGCCGAGGCGCACGACGCACGGTGAAACTAGGGAGACAGCAGGGGTCCGTCAACGAGCCGTGCGCGAACTCGACGTGAACTTGTCAGGAATCGGCGAGCCTGCGCGCCTGTGGTGCGTACGGCGGTACGAATGACACGCTGGACGTATGAACATCCCTTTCCTGGGCAACCGGCGCCGGAAGCTCGGGGTTCCCGATCCGGCAGGCATCGCGGAACTCCTCGCCGAGTGTGAACTGCTGCGCTCCCAGGCGTCCCGGGCGGGTGTCCGGCTGGACGACTCGGCGGCCTCGCTGGAGGCGCTGGACCAGCTCGTGCCACGGTGGCGGGACGACGAGGAGACCCTGACCTGGCTCGGCAACGACGCCGGGCTCTACCTGGGCACCGTCATCGTGCGTACCGTACCGGGAGCGGCCTGGGAGATCCGGTCCGACGGGCAGCCCGTCGTGCGGCTCGCCTCCGGCCGGGAGTTCGATGTCGTGGACTCCGGTCACGAGTGGGCCGCGAACGGAGTGCCCGAGCTGTCGCAGCTGTACGCGGAAGTCGCGGAGTCGTGAGCCCCATGGCCACAACCTTTGGCCCAAATTTCGCCGTAAATACGGCTAATGATCGAAAAGTGCGTGTCGCCCGACAAGTCCGATCTTGCCTGGATACGTTGCGGCAACCACCACACAGCTGAGAGTGAGTAGGGCTGAGCATGGCCGTCGATCCGCTGATCGAGCTGCGTGACGTCAACAAGCACTTCGGGGAGCTGCACGTCCTGCGGGACATCAACCTCACCGTCGGCCGGGGGGAGGTGGTCGTGGTCATCGGCCCGTCCGGGTCGGGCAAGTCCACCCTGTGCCGGGCGATCAACCGCCTGGAGACCATCGAGTCCGGACAGATCATCCTCGACGGGCAGCCGCTGCCGGAGGAGGGCAAGCCCCTCGCCCGGCTGCGCGCCGACGTCGGGATGGTCTTCCAGGCGTTCAATCTCTTCGCGCACAAGACCGTCCTGCAGAACCTCTCCCTGGGGCAGGTCAAGGTGCGCGGGCGCAAGAAGGAGGATGCCGACAAGCGCTCCCGTGAACTGCTCGACCGGGTCGGCGTCGCCGATCAGGCGGACAAGTACCCGGCGCAGCTCTCCGGCGGCCAGCAGCAGCGCGTGGCCATCGCCCGCGCCCTGGCCATGGAGCCCAAGGCGATGCTCTTCGACGAGCCGACCTCGGCCCTCGACCCGGAGATGATCAACGAGGTGCTGGAGGTCATGAAGCAACTGGCCCGCGACGGCATGACCATGATCGTCGTCACGCACGAGATGGGCTTCGCCCGCTCGGCCGCCAACCGCGTCGTCTTCATGGACGACGGCCGGATCGTCGAGGACCGCACCCCCGACGAGTTCTTCACCAATCCCACCAGCGACCGCGCCAAGGACTTCCTCTCCAAGATCCTCAAGCACTGAACGGGCGGGCACCGGACGGCTCATCGCATCGGACCTCGACTACGATGTGCCCTTCATCCCTGTCGGAGAGGGGGACTTCGCCGAATTCCGCCGATCCCGTCCGGGATGAGCAGACCGCCCGCCCGGTCCGCGGGCCACTCCCGCCGGGTGCGGCCCCCACGGCCCCATCGGCCACGGGGGCGGCGGTTCACATCGGCCAGGCCCGTCCGGCGGCAGCCGGAGATCACTGCTCGCGCAGCGGAACCGACACGTACGACGGGTCGTTCGCCGGCGAGGAGAAGGTCAGCTGCGCGCCGGACGGGTTGTGCTCGATGTAGAGCGGGTCGACCGTGTCGACGACCAGGGCGAGGCGATGCCCGGCCGGGACGTCGTAGGCCGTGGAGTACAGCTCCAGGTCGACGCCGAACGGCTTTTTGGGGGTGCGCCCGTGGAAGGTGTACGGCGCGCCGGCGACCAGCTTGCCGAGGCCGAGCGGCCCCACGTCGTACAGGTAGGCGACGAGGGTGCCGCTCTCCTTGGTCGGGGTGAGGGTCGTGTGCAACTTCGCCGTCCCGCGCACCTGTTGGGCCGTGGCGTACTTCTCCGACTGCCACACGGCGGCCCAGCGGCGGGGGAGCAGGGGGATCGAGGCCGTCGGGGGCAGCTGGGCCACCTGGTCGAGGATGCTGGACAGGAAGACGACTCCGCCGTCGGCGCCCGAGTTCACGTTCGTACGGATCGTGGTCGTGCCCGCGAGGTCGATCTTCCGCTTCGTCGCGCCGACCGACTTCCAGTCCGGGTAGCCCTCGTAGCCGCCCGCGGAGCGGGACTTGAGCTGGACGGGCTGTTCGCGGTCGATGCCGTTGTCCTCGCCCCGCAGGTAGTGGTCGAACCAGCGCTCGGTGTCCTTCCACACGTCGTTGGGCAGCCCGAACAGGCCGGTCAGCTCGGCGGTGGCGTGGTCTCCGGGGCGCATCTCCAGCCGCTTCGGGCCGGTCAGCTTCTCGTAGAAGTCGGCGTACTGATTGGGCGGGAAGACCGTGTCGCCCCAGGCGTTGGCGAGCATGATCGCCGCGCCGTTCTTGTTGATCTGGTCGACATAGGTCGCAGCGGAACGTTTCTTCCCCCAGGCGATGAGCTCCGGCTCCTTCGCCAGGTTGGAGGCGTAGAAGTCGTCGAAGACCTGCCGGAGTTCGGCGCTCTGCCGGCCCGTGACCAGGCTCGCGCCGTCCAGCAGGGCGGCGGCCTGGACGTGCTGGGTGCGCCCGGAGTAGATCGAGCCGATCAGGTCGGCCCAGCCGCTCAGCGAGGCGACCGCGCGGACCCGTTTGTCGTGCGCGGCGGTGAGCAGGCTGATGCCGGCGCCGTAGGAGACGCCCGCCATGCCGATGTGCCCGGCGTCCGAGGGGGTGTTGGCGAGCGCCCAGTCGATGACCTTCGAGGCGTCGGCGATGTCGGGCGGGCCCGCGACTTCTATCTCGCCGCCCGACTGCCAGAAGCCGCGCACGTTGTAGGTGACGACGACGTACCCGGAGTCGGCGAGCTTCTGGGCCTGGGCCAGATACTCGACCTGGGGCAGACCCCAGCTCGTGGGCATGACGAGCAGCGGGTAGCGGTGCGTGCCGTCGGCGCCGGCCGGGGTGACGACATTGGCCTTGAGGACGGTGCCGCCGTCGCCGGTGATGTCGACGAACCGGATCGGGTTCGGCGCCGCCTGGACGGTGGGGGCGAGTCCGAGGGCTGTGCCGGCGACCAGGGTCGCCGAGACGGCGCCTACGGCGGTGGTGCGCAGGGCCTTGCGGTGGTGTCCCACGGGTCACTCCTCACTCGTGTAAGTGCAAAGTGACCAGAAGGTAACCTCACCCCCTTACCGCTGGTAACCCGTCGGTAAGTTACGTGCCAGTAACGATTGTTGAGGAGTGGAGGACTTCAGGAGGCCCGGTGGCTGCCCCGTGGAGTCGCAGTGGCGGGCAGCGGGGTCTGTGCCGCGCGCGTCACGTCCTCCACCATCTCGACGACGTCCGGCCCGTACGCCTGCGAGTTGATCACCTTCAGCAGCAGCACGAACGAGTTGTTGCCGTACTTGCGGGCCAGCCGCTCGTGGTTGCGTGCGAGGTAGCGGGTGGCCGCCTGGTTGGTGATGGCGCGCTGGCCGCAGAAGAGGAACACGGGACGCGTCTCGCGGCGGTCGCCGGCGGTGAGCCGGGCCAGCAGGACGTACTCCGTGATGCCCGGGTCCATGCGGTAGCGCTCGCCGCCGATCTGGAAGGCGCCCCGGTCCGGGCCCGGTTCGGGGTCGATGTTGACGCGCACGCCGGGCAGCATGGCCGCCATGTGGGCCATCATGCGCCGATTCGACCCCGGGCCGCCGACGCAGAACTCCGTGCGCTCGCCGAAGCCCTGATGGGCCGTGTCCTGGGTGACCACGTGGACGTGCGCCCCACAGTCCTTGATCAGTGCGGAGAGCTCCAGGAGCGCGAACACGTCGAAGCGGTGCACCGCCGGTTCCGTGGCGGCCGGATCGCGGTTGACGACGAGCAGTGACTCGGAGTTCTCGGGCAGCCCCAAAAAGGCCTGCTTGCGCCGGAGTTTCCGCTTCCACAGGTACGTACGGGCGATCCAGCCCAGCGCGGCGCTGATACCCGCCGCGACCACGCCCAGGACGATGTTGCGCACGTCGTCATTCATGGGCGCGCATGGTAGCGGGCCCGACGCACCGGTGTTCGACGCGTTCCTGACGCGGCCATGGCGATGAATTAAGCTGCGCGGACGGCCTTTCACTGGAGGTGCGGATGCGTCGCCCTGTCGCACGGAATCTGACGGTCCTGGCGGTCTCGGCCGCCGTGGTGGTGTCGGTGGGAGCGGCGGCGCCGCCCGCCGCGCAGAGCACCGGCGGTGAGAAGACCCCCCTGGCCGTCGGCTACGGCGGCGCCGTCTCCAGCGTCGACCCGGACGCCTCCGCCGCCGGGATCGAGGTCCTGCGCAAGGGCGGCAACGCCGTCGACGCGGCCGTCGCCACAGCCGCCGCGCTCGGCGTCACCGAGCCCTACTCGGCCGGCGTCGGCGGAGGCGGCTACTTC
The genomic region above belongs to Streptomyces coeruleorubidus and contains:
- a CDS encoding DUF6278 family protein; translated protein: MNIPFLGNRRRKLGVPDPAGIAELLAECELLRSQASRAGVRLDDSAASLEALDQLVPRWRDDEETLTWLGNDAGLYLGTVIVRTVPGAAWEIRSDGQPVVRLASGREFDVVDSGHEWAANGVPELSQLYAEVAES
- a CDS encoding SGNH/GDSL hydrolase family protein, which codes for MRRCVRGILVVLALCGSLLPAVSAHAVEERRAAPVPLERLFDNIAVSDDDRPAQSDFDGAGASLSARDLTAAGWTPGRKLTVQGARLTWPRRQPGEPDNVRAAGQDVRVTGRGDALAFLVAGTAGTEVGGPGVITYANGTRSGYRLTAPDWRTGPIATKAVALPHINTPGGQLAERARLYVVTVPLAPGRQVASVRLPHAAGLHVFAVSVRTATQGWTGSWATSTSGYTAVGPWTDRTLRLVVHTSAGGPRVRVRFDNTFAAAPVRIGGATVAVQASGAAARGTPVPLSFGGAESVEIPAGAQAYSDPLGFAVPADTNLLVSFHLPGTVAAAPVHRLAQQRSYVSGPGDHAADGSAEAYTSVITSWPLLAGVDVSGGPGSVVLLGDSITDGDKSTVDANRRWPDVLAGRLLKQTTVPRYGVLNQGISGNRVVTDRYPGDGVSTDAAGVSALHRFDRDVLAQPSARTAVVFEGVNDMRWGTSAEQVIAGLRELAARGHARGVRMLAATILPCEGEARCTAAVDAERVAVNEWIRDGQVFDGVLDFDAVVRDPQRPSRILPAYDSGDHLHPGDAGLAALADSVDLLLLRS
- a CDS encoding amino acid ABC transporter ATP-binding protein, with the translated sequence MAVDPLIELRDVNKHFGELHVLRDINLTVGRGEVVVVIGPSGSGKSTLCRAINRLETIESGQIILDGQPLPEEGKPLARLRADVGMVFQAFNLFAHKTVLQNLSLGQVKVRGRKKEDADKRSRELLDRVGVADQADKYPAQLSGGQQQRVAIARALAMEPKAMLFDEPTSALDPEMINEVLEVMKQLARDGMTMIVVTHEMGFARSAANRVVFMDDGRIVEDRTPDEFFTNPTSDRAKDFLSKILKH
- a CDS encoding CocE/NonD family hydrolase, with amino-acid sequence MGHHRKALRTTAVGAVSATLVAGTALGLAPTVQAAPNPIRFVDITGDGGTVLKANVVTPAGADGTHRYPLLVMPTSWGLPQVEYLAQAQKLADSGYVVVTYNVRGFWQSGGEIEVAGPPDIADASKVIDWALANTPSDAGHIGMAGVSYGAGISLLTAAHDKRVRAVASLSGWADLIGSIYSGRTQHVQAAALLDGASLVTGRQSAELRQVFDDFYASNLAKEPELIAWGKKRSAATYVDQINKNGAAIMLANAWGDTVFPPNQYADFYEKLTGPKRLEMRPGDHATAELTGLFGLPNDVWKDTERWFDHYLRGEDNGIDREQPVQLKSRSAGGYEGYPDWKSVGATKRKIDLAGTTTIRTNVNSGADGGVVFLSSILDQVAQLPPTASIPLLPRRWAAVWQSEKYATAQQVRGTAKLHTTLTPTKESGTLVAYLYDVGPLGLGKLVAGAPYTFHGRTPKKPFGVDLELYSTAYDVPAGHRLALVVDTVDPLYIEHNPSGAQLTFSSPANDPSYVSVPLREQ
- a CDS encoding exodeoxyribonuclease III, which codes for MRIATWNVNSITARLPRLLAWLESSGTDVLCLQEAKVAEDQFPTEQLRELGYEAAVHATGRWNGVAVLSRVGIEDVVKGLPGDPGFDGSVESRAISATCGPLRVWSVYVPNGREVDHPHYAYKLQWIEALKAAVAGDASGSRPFAVLGDYNVAPTDDDVYDRAAFEGSTHVTPAERAALASLREAGLSDVVPRPLKYEHPFTYWDYRQLCFPKNRGMRIDLVYANQPFTKAVKDAYVDREERKGKGASDHAPVVVDLDV